From Salvia splendens isolate huo1 chromosome 16, SspV2, whole genome shotgun sequence, a single genomic window includes:
- the LOC121772247 gene encoding alcohol dehydrogenase 1B-like — translation MAFCRSSLLLRKALGGSSRRVAAAALCSSYRSSEGRRWYSGEPTSAAGYHVNTVPSYMTGSVFWEKDKPITYEDFEMPRPKANEVLIKTKACGACHSDLHVIRGDLKFPCPCILGHEITGEVVQHGPQTDSNVIQRYPVGSKVVGAFIMPCGSCFYCSRGEDDLCEPFFAYNRAKGTLYDGETRLFLRNSRKPVYMFSMGGLAEYCVMPANGLTPLPDTLPYSESSVLGCAVFTAYGAVAHAAEVKPGNSIAVIGIGGVGSSVLQISKAFGATEIIAVDVQDEKLNTAKTFGATHSINARKEDAVAKIRELTDGRGVDIAVDALGGPKTFQQCIQSVRGGGKAVMIGLSPGGGLGEVDIIQLVRRKVKVIGSYGGRAKTDLPRLVELAEQGIFNLESAVTRKYKFEEAAKAFQDLDNKTIIGRGIIELM, via the exons ATGGCATTTTGCCGGAGCTCTCTTCTACTGCGCAAGGCACTCGGCGGCAGCAGCCGTCGCGTGGCCGCTGCCGCCTTGTGCTCTTCGTACAGGAGCTCCGAGGGGCGGAGATGGTACTCGGGGGAGCCGACGTCGGCGGCCGGGTACCACGTGAACACAGTCCCGTCGTACATGACGGGATCGGTGTTTTGGGAGAAGGATAAGCCCATTACTTATGAGGATTTTGAGATGCCACGGCCTAAGGCTAATGAGGTTCTCATCAAAACTAAGG CTTGCGGGGCGTGCCACTCGGATCTGCACGTGATCAGAGGCGACCTTAAATTCCCGTGCCCTTGCATCCTAGGCCATGAGATAACCGGCGAGGTTGTTCAACACGGCCCCCAAACTGATTCCAATGTCATCCAAAG ATACCCGGTCGGGTCAAAAGTGGTCGGGGCTTTCATAATGCCCTGCGGCAGCTGCTTCTACTGCTCAAGGGGAGAGGATGACTTATGCGAGCCCTTCTTCGCTTACAACCGAGCAAAAGGCACACTCTACGACGGCGAAACACGCCTATTTCTCCGAAACTCCA GGAAACCGGTATACATGTTCAGCATGGGAGGCCTTGCTGAGTACTGCGTGATGCCAGCAAACGGCCTAACTCCCCTGCCAGACACACTCCCTTACTCCGAATCCTCTGTTCTAGGGTGTGCCGTTTTCACCGCCTATGGCGCAGTTGCTCATGCCGCTGAGGTCAAACCCGGCAACTCCATTGCGGTGATAGGAATAGGCGGCGTCGGTTCAAG TGTTCTGCAGATATCGAAGGCGTTTGGGGCGACGGAGATAATCGCAGTGGACGTGCAAGACGAGAAGCTGAACACAGCCAAGACATTCGGAGCGACACACTCGATCAACGCGAGAAAGGAGGATGCGGTAGCGAAGATCAGGGAGCTGACGGACGGGAGGGGAGTGGACATAGCGGTGGATGCGTTGGGAGGGCCGAAGACGTTTCAGCAGTGCATACAGAGTGTGAGAGGGGGCGGGAAGGCTGTGATGATCGGGCTATCGCCCGGTGGGGGGTTGGGGGAGGTGGATATCATCCAGTTGGTTCGGAGGAAGGTGAAGGTGATCGGGTCGTATGGAGGCCGGGCCAAGACGGATCTGCCGAGGCTGGTGGAGCTGGCGGAGCAGGGGATTTTCAATCTCGAGTCTGCTGTTACGAGGAAGTACAAGTTTGAGGAGGCGGCCAAGGCTTTTCAGGATCTTGATAACAAGACTATTATTGGCCGTGGCATCATTGAGCTCATGTAA